Proteins found in one Amycolatopsis umgeniensis genomic segment:
- a CDS encoding ATP-binding protein, with protein MAESDLVRASCAVAEEYLADFRVVILNGPRQAGKTTMLRHLHRRHGGTSFNLDDEQLLQAAMADPVGFAGTGPEPRLIDEVQRAGDPLIRAIKAEVDAEGRPGRYVLAGSTRFLATPSLSESLAGRGVVVDIWPFSQGEFAGRFERFIDVAFDEPGRLLDLGPANIDRTDYFARICRGGFPEPALLEGVRARKAWFRAYVQAIAERDIREMSRVNEPSAMTALLAYLASITAQEHNSVNTSTRTGLHRTTVNKYVELLEAVFLVHRLPAWSRNLTSRAVKHAKLHLTDTGLAASLLGVSPESLAKPVAPSRGPLVETFIVNELAKQATWSSAEVRLHHWRVSGGAEVDVVLERDDGQVVGVESKARDTVTLADFRGLAQLRDLLGDQFTQGIVLHTGRQGAISFGDRLMALPLASLWQAGHESV; from the coding sequence ATGGCTGAATCGGACCTGGTGCGGGCCTCTTGCGCCGTCGCCGAGGAGTACCTGGCGGACTTCCGCGTCGTGATCCTCAACGGCCCTCGTCAGGCCGGTAAGACGACCATGCTCAGGCATCTGCACCGGCGCCACGGTGGGACTTCCTTCAATCTGGACGACGAGCAGCTTCTGCAGGCGGCCATGGCTGATCCGGTCGGATTCGCCGGGACCGGTCCGGAACCCAGGCTCATCGACGAGGTGCAACGGGCGGGGGATCCGCTGATCAGAGCCATCAAGGCGGAAGTCGACGCGGAAGGCAGGCCAGGACGCTACGTCCTGGCTGGATCCACTCGGTTCCTGGCGACGCCGAGTCTCTCGGAATCCTTGGCCGGCCGAGGCGTCGTCGTCGACATTTGGCCGTTTTCGCAGGGTGAATTCGCGGGGCGCTTCGAGCGGTTCATCGATGTCGCTTTCGACGAACCCGGCCGCCTGCTCGATCTCGGTCCCGCGAACATCGATCGCACGGACTATTTCGCGCGTATCTGTCGAGGCGGCTTTCCCGAACCCGCGCTCCTCGAAGGTGTGCGTGCGCGCAAAGCCTGGTTCCGCGCGTACGTGCAAGCCATCGCGGAACGTGACATCCGGGAGATGTCCAGGGTCAACGAACCCAGCGCCATGACGGCCTTGTTGGCCTACCTGGCTTCCATCACCGCACAAGAGCACAACAGCGTGAACACGTCGACCAGGACCGGCCTCCACCGCACCACGGTGAACAAGTACGTCGAATTGCTCGAAGCGGTGTTCCTGGTCCACCGGCTTCCGGCGTGGTCACGGAACTTGACGTCCCGGGCGGTGAAGCACGCCAAGCTCCACCTCACCGACACGGGACTCGCCGCTTCCCTGCTGGGCGTGTCCCCCGAATCCTTGGCGAAGCCCGTGGCGCCGAGCCGTGGCCCCCTCGTCGAGACCTTCATCGTCAACGAGCTCGCCAAACAGGCGACGTGGAGCTCGGCAGAGGTCCGTCTGCATCACTGGCGAGTGAGCGGTGGTGCGGAGGTCGACGTGGTCTTGGAACGGGACGACGGACAGGTCGTCGGCGTCGAATCGAAGGCGCGTGACACGGTGACCCTGGCGGACTTCCGCGGACTCGCTCAGCTACGGGATCTTCTCGGAGATCAGTTCACGCAGGGAATCGTCCTCCACACCGGACGCCAGGGCGCCATCAGCTTCGGTGATCGGCTGATGGCGCTCCCGCTCGCTTCGTTGTGGCAGGCCGGACACGAATCGGTTTGA